In the genome of Desulfonauticus submarinus, one region contains:
- the leuS gene encoding leucine--tRNA ligase, whose protein sequence is MDKKNYNPQEIELKWQKIWEEKEYFKVKDDSKKPKYYVLEMFPYPSGRIHMGHVRNYSIGDVVARLKTMQGYNVLHPMGWDAFGLPAENAAIKRNVHPAKWTYENIDYMRKELKRLGYSYDWDREIATCHPKYYKWEQLFFLKLWEKGLVYRKKSPVNWCPGCHTVLANEQVEEGLCWRCSSVVEQKELEQWFLKITDYAEELLADLEKLKGGWPEKVLAMQKNWIGKSEGVEIDFQVDGEATKIRVFTTRPDTLFGATFMSMAPEHPLVPALISGTNQEKACKEFIEKTKRLDKIIRTSEDLEKEGVFTGRYCINPVTGAKMPIYLANFVLAEYGTGAVMAVPAHDQRDFEFAKKYNLPLKVVIQPKNETLDPSSMTQAYTEQGFLVNSGEFNGLFNEDAKVAIAKYLEEKNLGKRTVNYRLRDWNISRQRYWGAPIPVIYCPKCGLVPVKEEDLPVVLPLDVKTKEDGRSPLPEYKEFVETTCPKCGAKAKRETDTMDTFVESSWYFLRYTSPRKEDAPFDPNSLKYWLPVDQYIGGVEHAILHLLYSRFFVKVLRDLGYIDLDEPFKNLLTQGMVLKDGAKMSKSKGNVVDPDEMIQKYGADTVRLFCLFAAPPEKDMEWSDQGIDGSFRFLNRLWRVIIELLPILSPVGAACKIDKNNLSPNAKKLLFKEHQTIDKVTRDLKGKFQFNTAIAAVMELVNLIYLVKDELKQDEIGAKLLSSALSSVCCLLYPIVPHICEELWQMIGYKEHLAITSWPKADPEALQQDTLTIVIQVNGKLRGKIEVAANISDEEVKAKALEDSNVQKHVQGKTIVKTIVVPKKLVNIVVK, encoded by the coding sequence ATGGACAAGAAAAATTACAATCCTCAAGAAATTGAACTTAAATGGCAAAAAATTTGGGAAGAAAAAGAATATTTTAAGGTAAAAGATGATTCTAAAAAACCAAAATATTATGTTCTAGAAATGTTTCCCTATCCATCAGGACGTATCCACATGGGCCATGTTAGAAACTATTCCATAGGCGATGTAGTGGCTCGCTTAAAAACAATGCAAGGATATAATGTATTACATCCTATGGGGTGGGATGCTTTTGGGCTTCCTGCAGAAAATGCAGCTATAAAACGCAATGTTCATCCAGCAAAATGGACCTATGAAAATATTGATTATATGCGCAAGGAGTTAAAAAGACTTGGTTATTCTTATGACTGGGACAGAGAAATCGCTACCTGCCATCCCAAATATTACAAATGGGAACAACTATTTTTTCTCAAATTATGGGAAAAAGGGCTTGTTTATCGTAAAAAATCACCTGTAAACTGGTGTCCTGGATGTCATACTGTGCTTGCCAATGAACAAGTGGAAGAAGGCCTCTGTTGGAGATGTAGCTCTGTAGTAGAACAAAAAGAATTAGAACAGTGGTTTTTAAAAATTACTGATTATGCAGAAGAATTACTTGCGGATCTTGAAAAATTAAAGGGCGGCTGGCCAGAAAAAGTATTGGCCATGCAAAAAAATTGGATTGGAAAAAGTGAAGGTGTGGAAATCGATTTTCAAGTAGATGGCGAAGCCACTAAAATTAGGGTATTTACCACCAGACCAGACACTCTTTTTGGAGCTACCTTTATGAGTATGGCCCCAGAACACCCCCTTGTTCCAGCTCTTATTTCTGGAACTAACCAAGAAAAGGCTTGCAAAGAATTTATTGAAAAGACAAAAAGATTAGACAAAATTATAAGAACTTCTGAAGACTTAGAAAAAGAAGGAGTATTCACTGGAAGATACTGTATCAATCCTGTTACAGGAGCAAAAATGCCAATTTACTTGGCAAATTTTGTCTTAGCAGAATATGGAACAGGAGCTGTAATGGCTGTTCCTGCCCATGATCAAAGAGACTTTGAATTTGCTAAAAAATATAATTTACCCCTTAAAGTGGTTATTCAACCTAAAAATGAAACTCTAGATCCTTCTTCTATGACTCAAGCCTATACAGAACAAGGCTTTTTAGTTAATTCAGGCGAATTTAATGGCTTATTTAACGAAGATGCAAAAGTGGCCATAGCTAAATACCTTGAAGAGAAAAATTTAGGCAAAAGAACTGTCAATTATCGCTTAAGAGACTGGAATATATCTCGCCAACGCTACTGGGGAGCCCCTATCCCTGTAATTTATTGCCCCAAGTGTGGTTTAGTCCCAGTAAAAGAAGAGGATTTGCCAGTAGTTTTACCCTTAGACGTTAAAACTAAAGAAGATGGACGCTCTCCATTACCAGAATATAAAGAATTTGTAGAAACAACCTGTCCTAAATGTGGCGCTAAAGCTAAAAGAGAAACAGATACTATGGACACTTTTGTTGAATCTTCATGGTATTTTCTACGCTATACCTCTCCTCGCAAAGAAGATGCACCATTTGACCCCAATAGTTTAAAGTATTGGTTACCAGTAGACCAATATATTGGAGGCGTAGAACACGCAATTTTGCATCTTCTTTATTCTCGTTTCTTTGTAAAAGTTCTGCGCGACTTAGGATATATAGATCTTGATGAACCTTTTAAAAATCTCCTTACCCAAGGGATGGTTTTGAAAGATGGCGCTAAGATGTCTAAATCTAAAGGAAATGTTGTAGATCCAGATGAAATGATTCAAAAATATGGAGCAGATACTGTAAGACTTTTTTGCCTTTTTGCAGCTCCACCAGAAAAAGACATGGAATGGAGTGATCAAGGTATTGATGGTTCATTTAGATTTTTAAATCGTCTCTGGCGAGTTATCATAGAACTGCTTCCTATACTTTCTCCAGTAGGTGCTGCCTGCAAAATAGATAAAAATAACCTTTCTCCTAATGCCAAAAAATTACTCTTTAAAGAACATCAAACCATAGACAAGGTGACCAGAGACCTAAAGGGAAAATTTCAATTTAATACAGCTATTGCCGCTGTAATGGAGTTAGTAAATCTTATTTATCTGGTAAAAGATGAACTTAAACAAGATGAAATAGGAGCTAAACTTCTCTCTTCTGCCTTAAGTTCAGTGTGCTGCTTACTTTATCCTATTGTGCCTCATATTTGCGAAGAATTGTGGCAAATGATTGGATATAAAGAACACTTGGCAATAACTAGCTGGCCAAAAGCAGATCCAGAAGCATTACAACAAGATACTTTAACTATTGTTATTCAGGTAAATGGGAAACTTAGGGGCAAAATAGAGGTTGCCGCAAATATCTCTGACGAAGAAGTAAAAGCCAAAGCACTAGAAGATAGCAATGTACAAAAACACGTTCAGGGAAAAACAATAGTAAAAACTATTGTAGTACCTAAAAAATTAGTAAATATTGTAGTTAAATAA
- the ribH gene encoding 6,7-dimethyl-8-ribityllumazine synthase: MLNLKTIEGKLEAKGLKIALVASRFNDFIVDKLIAGAVDYLTRHGLEKEDLTLVRVPGAFELPLVAKKLAKSKKFDGVICLGAIIRGATPHFDYVAAEASKGIALVSLETETPVGFGVLTTDTLEQAIERAGSKAGNKGAEAAQALLETIRVMEQI, translated from the coding sequence ATGTTGAACCTAAAGACCATTGAAGGAAAATTGGAAGCTAAAGGTCTTAAGATTGCCCTTGTGGCCAGCAGATTTAATGACTTTATTGTAGACAAGCTCATTGCAGGGGCAGTAGATTATTTAACTAGACATGGTCTAGAAAAAGAGGACCTAACCTTGGTTAGAGTTCCTGGCGCATTTGAACTTCCTCTTGTGGCCAAAAAGTTAGCTAAAAGTAAAAAATTTGATGGGGTAATCTGTTTAGGAGCAATCATTAGAGGAGCCACTCCTCATTTTGATTATGTTGCCGCAGAAGCTAGCAAAGGAATTGCCCTAGTTAGCTTAGAAACAGAAACTCCTGTTGGTTTTGGGGTACTTACCACAGATACATTAGAACAAGCCATTGAACGCGCAGGAAGCAAAGCTGGAAACAAAGGAGCTGAAGCAGCCCAAGCTCTTTTAGAAACTATTAGGGTAATGGAACAGATCTAA
- the fabF gene encoding beta-ketoacyl-ACP synthase II has product MQRVVVTGLATITPIGNSLEESWQNLLAGKNGIGPITRFDCSKYDTQIAGEIKNFEVQNFLEPKQIKRLDRFCQYALATAKMLMQDAKWPLDEELNENLGVIVGCGLGGLETIESFHSKLLKRGPKKVSPFSIPQLISNMAAGQISIGTKAKGPNLVTTSACASGLHAIGFAYSEIKLGRVKAIITGGVESTITPMAVAGFNAMKALSTRNDEPEKASRPFDKDRDGFVIGEGCGLLLLESLESALERGATIYAEVVGFGASSDAYHMTAPKEDGEGMALAMQRALKEAHVQPEQIDHINAHGTSTKLNDLCETRAIKKVFGSHAYNILITANKSMIGHTLGAAGGIESVFSVLSLYHDKIPGTTNLETPDEECDLNYCANGSVQQEIEFALCNSFGFGGTNGSILFKKFRS; this is encoded by the coding sequence ATGCAACGAGTTGTAGTAACAGGACTAGCTACTATTACTCCTATTGGAAATTCTTTAGAGGAAAGTTGGCAAAATCTTTTAGCAGGGAAAAATGGAATTGGACCCATTACAAGATTTGATTGTAGTAAGTATGACACTCAAATTGCAGGAGAAATAAAGAATTTTGAAGTTCAAAATTTTCTCGAACCAAAACAAATAAAACGATTAGACAGATTCTGTCAGTATGCTTTGGCTACTGCAAAAATGTTAATGCAAGATGCCAAATGGCCTCTTGACGAAGAACTCAATGAAAACTTGGGGGTTATTGTAGGATGTGGCCTTGGAGGGTTAGAAACCATAGAAAGTTTTCACTCTAAACTTTTAAAAAGAGGTCCAAAAAAAGTTTCTCCCTTCTCTATTCCCCAACTAATTTCTAATATGGCCGCAGGACAAATTTCTATTGGCACTAAGGCCAAAGGACCAAATTTGGTTACAACCTCTGCTTGTGCTTCAGGTCTCCATGCAATAGGCTTTGCCTATAGTGAAATTAAGCTAGGTAGAGTAAAAGCCATCATTACTGGAGGAGTTGAATCTACCATCACACCTATGGCTGTAGCTGGATTTAATGCTATGAAGGCCCTTTCCACTAGAAATGATGAACCAGAAAAGGCTAGTCGTCCCTTTGATAAAGACAGAGATGGATTTGTAATAGGAGAAGGTTGTGGTTTACTTTTATTAGAGAGTTTAGAAAGTGCTTTAGAGAGAGGAGCTACTATTTATGCAGAAGTAGTTGGTTTTGGTGCCTCTTCTGATGCCTATCATATGACAGCACCTAAAGAAGATGGAGAAGGCATGGCTTTGGCTATGCAAAGAGCCCTAAAAGAAGCACATGTGCAACCAGAACAAATAGATCACATCAACGCTCATGGAACCTCAACTAAGTTAAATGACCTGTGTGAAACAAGAGCGATCAAAAAAGTTTTTGGCAGCCATGCTTATAATATTTTAATAACCGCAAATAAATCTATGATAGGACATACACTAGGAGCAGCTGGCGGTATTGAATCTGTATTCAGTGTTCTTAGTTTATATCACGACAAAATTCCTGGTACAACCAACCTAGAAACCCCAGATGAAGAATGCGATCTTAACTATTGTGCCAATGGTAGTGTCCAACAAGAAATAGAATTTGCCCTATGTAATTCTTTTGGATTTGGTGGGACTAATGGCTCTATTTTGTTTAAAAAATTTCGCTCATAG
- the nusB gene encoding transcription antitermination factor NusB: MQETSPKLDKTPSRRKQREFAFQVLYALNFSLQSECPEKILKQLQLSLDNFPDKRKNNFYPDQAVFAWELINGVIQNLSQIDDHIARYSTNWKINRIAKIELTILRLATFELLFRPDIPPKVSINEAVELAKNFGDLHSKTFVNGILDAIARDINNGQLGLDR; this comes from the coding sequence ATGCAGGAAACAAGTCCAAAATTAGATAAAACTCCTTCAAGAAGAAAACAACGGGAATTTGCTTTTCAAGTTCTGTATGCACTTAATTTTAGCTTACAGAGTGAATGCCCAGAAAAAATATTAAAACAATTACAACTCAGTTTAGACAACTTCCCAGATAAAAGAAAAAATAATTTTTATCCAGACCAAGCTGTTTTTGCCTGGGAACTTATAAATGGAGTAATCCAAAACTTATCCCAAATAGATGACCATATTGCAAGATATTCTACTAACTGGAAAATAAATCGAATAGCAAAAATAGAACTTACTATTTTAAGACTAGCTACATTTGAACTTCTATTTAGGCCAGATATACCACCTAAAGTAAGTATTAATGAGGCTGTGGAATTAGCTAAAAATTTTGGGGATTTACATTCTAAGACATTTGTAAATGGTATTTTAGATGCCATTGCTAGGGATATAAACAATGGTCAACTTGGGCTTGATAGATAA
- a CDS encoding bifunctional 3,4-dihydroxy-2-butanone-4-phosphate synthase/GTP cyclohydrolase II translates to MKCSVEEAIEDLKQGKMIILVDDEDRENEGDLTIAAEKVTPEAINFMAKYGRGLICLAMAPELIDKLELPMQPQRGGSRFGTAFTVSIEARDGVTTGISAHDRATTILTAIKDDVSPQDIVTPGHIFPLKARKGGVLQRAGQTEGSVDLARLAGLKPAAVICEIMKDDGTMARMPDLEEFAKEHDLKICTIEDLIRYRMRFDSLVKKVAEAHLPSAYGNFKIIAFESETDKETHIALVKGTWDKDEPVLVRVHSECLTGDVFASLRCDCGSQLKSAMQMVEKEGKGVILYMRQEGRGIGLANKIKAYALQEQGKDTVEANLALGFPPDLRDYGIGAQILVSLGISKMRLMTNNPKKIVGLEGYGLEVVERVPIEIKPCEENFCYLRTKRDKLGHLLNNITK, encoded by the coding sequence ATGAAGTGTAGTGTAGAAGAAGCAATTGAAGATCTTAAACAAGGCAAAATGATTATTTTAGTAGATGACGAAGACAGAGAAAATGAGGGAGACCTTACTATAGCTGCAGAAAAGGTTACTCCAGAAGCTATTAATTTTATGGCAAAATATGGTCGTGGTCTTATTTGTTTAGCTATGGCACCAGAATTAATCGACAAATTAGAATTACCAATGCAACCTCAACGCGGAGGATCTCGCTTTGGCACAGCCTTTACTGTATCTATTGAAGCCAGAGATGGAGTAACCACTGGAATTTCTGCTCATGACAGGGCAACTACCATTCTCACTGCGATTAAAGATGATGTCTCGCCTCAAGATATTGTAACTCCTGGTCATATTTTCCCCCTAAAAGCTAGAAAAGGAGGGGTCTTACAACGTGCAGGACAAACAGAAGGAAGTGTGGACTTAGCCCGATTAGCAGGCCTTAAGCCAGCTGCTGTAATCTGTGAAATTATGAAAGATGATGGCACCATGGCTAGAATGCCAGACCTAGAAGAATTCGCCAAAGAACATGACTTAAAAATCTGTACAATAGAAGATTTGATTCGCTATAGAATGCGTTTTGATTCTCTGGTAAAAAAAGTAGCAGAAGCTCACCTACCTTCTGCTTATGGGAACTTTAAAATCATTGCCTTTGAAAGCGAAACAGATAAAGAAACGCACATTGCTTTAGTTAAAGGGACATGGGACAAAGACGAACCAGTTCTAGTCAGAGTGCATAGCGAATGCTTAACAGGAGATGTTTTTGCATCTCTACGCTGTGATTGTGGAAGTCAACTGAAATCAGCTATGCAAATGGTAGAAAAAGAAGGTAAAGGGGTTATCCTTTATATGCGCCAAGAAGGTAGAGGTATTGGTCTTGCCAATAAAATCAAGGCATATGCCCTGCAAGAACAAGGGAAAGACACTGTAGAGGCAAACTTAGCCCTTGGCTTTCCACCAGATTTAAGAGACTATGGCATAGGCGCACAAATTCTAGTAAGTTTGGGCATAAGCAAAATGCGTCTCATGACCAATAACCCCAAAAAAATCGTAGGCTTAGAAGGGTACGGATTAGAAGTTGTAGAGCGAGTGCCTATCGAAATTAAACCATGTGAAGAAAACTTCTGTTATCTTAGAACTAAAAGAGATAAATTAGGACACCTTTTAAACAACATAACAAAATAA
- the acpP gene encoding acyl carrier protein: protein MSVEEKVKEIVAEQLGVSLDQVKPEAKFVEDLGADSLDLTELIMAMEDEFDVEIDDDKAQEIRTVQDAINFIKSNT, encoded by the coding sequence ATGTCTGTAGAAGAAAAAGTAAAGGAAATAGTAGCTGAACAATTGGGAGTATCTTTAGACCAAGTAAAACCAGAAGCAAAGTTTGTAGAAGACCTTGGGGCAGACTCTTTAGACCTTACTGAGCTTATTATGGCTATGGAAGATGAATTCGATGTAGAAATCGATGATGACAAAGCTCAAGAAATAAGAACAGTTCAAGATGCTATTAACTTTATTAAATCCAATACATAA
- the fabG gene encoding 3-oxoacyl-[acyl-carrier-protein] reductase, whose protein sequence is MTKTAIITGASRGIGKSIALKLAEQGFQIFFTYVSKPNLAQEVVEEIKQKGVEAKAFCLDSSNWEEVTNFFKEQVKGKVKLEVLVNNAGITKDALIVRLKKEQWEDVLRVNLTGAFIFLQQAAKIMMKERYGRIINITSVVGQCGNIGQANYAAAKAGLIGLTKTAALELAPRNITVNAIAPGFITTDMTEKLPEEIKKSYQEKIPLHRFGSSEDIAELVAFLASKKAGYITGQIIGVNGGMYL, encoded by the coding sequence ATGACAAAAACGGCTATCATAACAGGAGCATCTAGAGGAATCGGCAAATCTATTGCGTTAAAACTGGCAGAGCAAGGTTTTCAAATTTTTTTCACTTATGTAAGTAAGCCAAACCTAGCTCAAGAAGTGGTAGAAGAAATTAAACAAAAAGGAGTTGAGGCAAAGGCCTTTTGTTTAGATAGCAGTAATTGGGAAGAAGTTACAAATTTTTTTAAAGAGCAAGTTAAAGGCAAGGTAAAATTAGAAGTATTAGTGAACAATGCTGGTATTACCAAAGATGCCCTTATTGTCAGACTTAAAAAAGAACAATGGGAAGACGTATTAAGAGTGAATTTAACAGGGGCATTTATTTTTCTTCAACAAGCTGCAAAAATTATGATGAAAGAACGGTATGGGAGAATAATTAATATCACTTCTGTGGTAGGACAATGCGGAAATATTGGGCAAGCCAATTATGCTGCGGCAAAAGCAGGCCTTATAGGTCTTACTAAAACAGCTGCCTTAGAGTTAGCCCCTAGAAACATTACAGTAAATGCAATAGCTCCAGGGTTTATTACTACAGATATGACAGAAAAACTCCCAGAGGAAATAAAAAAATCTTATCAAGAAAAAATACCTCTTCATAGATTTGGTTCTAGTGAAGACATTGCTGAGCTGGTTGCTTTTTTAGCTTCTAAAAAAGCTGGCTATATCACAGGACAAATTATTGGAGTAAATGGCGGTATGTACCTTTAA
- the glyA gene encoding serine hydroxymethyltransferase, whose amino-acid sequence MLLEFLQKHDPDLAKAIFLEEQRQLKKLELIASENFASPAVRLTMSSVLTHKYAEGYPGKRYYGGCEFVDMAEDLARERAKQIFQAEYANVQPHSGSQANMAVYFACLKPGDTILGMDLSHGGHLTHGSPVNFSGKLYKVVFYGVNKDTETIDYAQVEKLAQEHKPKVIVAGASAYPREIDFAKFRAIADSVGAKLMVDMAHIAGLIAADLHPSPIPYAHFTTTTTHKTLRGPRGGMILSSEEFGKTLNSQIFPGIQGGPLMHVIAAKAVAFGEALKPEFKEYQKLVIKNAQKMAEELKNAGFNLVSDGTDNHLILINLTNKNVTGKEAEEALDKAGITVNKNTVPFETKSPFVTSGIRVGTPAITTRGMQPKDIEKIVKWIVAAIESKDNETQLSEIRKEVEKFASQFPLFAW is encoded by the coding sequence ATGTTATTAGAATTTTTACAAAAACATGATCCTGATTTGGCTAAGGCAATTTTTTTAGAAGAACAACGTCAGCTTAAAAAATTAGAACTAATCGCCTCAGAAAATTTTGCCTCTCCTGCTGTTAGATTAACTATGAGTAGTGTTTTAACTCATAAATATGCTGAAGGTTATCCTGGGAAAAGATATTATGGCGGATGTGAATTCGTAGATATGGCAGAAGACTTGGCTAGAGAACGGGCTAAGCAAATTTTTCAAGCCGAATACGCTAATGTTCAGCCTCATAGTGGTTCTCAAGCTAACATGGCTGTATACTTTGCGTGCCTAAAACCTGGCGATACTATTTTGGGGATGGATCTTTCTCATGGAGGGCACCTAACCCACGGAAGCCCTGTAAATTTTTCAGGGAAGCTATACAAAGTAGTATTTTACGGAGTAAATAAAGACACAGAGACTATAGATTATGCTCAAGTGGAAAAATTAGCTCAAGAACACAAACCAAAAGTCATTGTTGCTGGAGCTAGTGCTTATCCTAGAGAAATAGATTTTGCCAAGTTCAGAGCCATTGCAGACAGTGTAGGTGCAAAATTAATGGTAGATATGGCCCACATAGCAGGACTTATTGCAGCTGATTTACATCCTTCACCCATACCTTATGCTCATTTTACAACCACTACAACACATAAAACTCTTCGTGGACCAAGAGGTGGAATGATCTTAAGCTCTGAAGAGTTTGGCAAGACGTTAAATTCTCAGATTTTTCCAGGGATTCAAGGCGGTCCTCTTATGCATGTAATTGCTGCCAAGGCAGTGGCTTTTGGAGAAGCGCTAAAACCTGAATTTAAAGAATATCAAAAGTTAGTAATTAAAAATGCTCAAAAAATGGCTGAAGAGCTAAAAAATGCTGGTTTTAATTTAGTCTCTGACGGAACAGACAATCATCTTATACTCATTAACCTTACAAACAAAAATGTTACAGGAAAAGAAGCTGAAGAAGCTCTTGATAAAGCTGGGATTACAGTAAACAAAAACACCGTTCCTTTTGAAACCAAGTCACCTTTTGTAACTTCTGGCATTCGGGTAGGGACCCCAGCCATTACTACAAGGGGAATGCAACCCAAAGATATTGAAAAAATAGTTAAGTGGATTGTAGCAGCAATAGAATCTAAAGATAACGAAACCCAATTATCAGAAATTCGCAAAGAAGTAGAAAAATTTGCCAGTCAATTCCCTCTATTTGCGTGGTAA
- a CDS encoding riboflavin synthase: MFTGIIEDIGQILEISPTLKEKRLVVKTFKFSEFKKGESIAVNGVCLTVENFGHNYFEAYASEETLKRTNLQFLKSGDKVNLEKALQLNSRIGGHLVSGHVDGLAEVVEITPKGESTIFTLKFSSDLSPFIIPKGSVALDGISLTVNTCGSGYLTVNIIPATKKETTISIWQKGTLVNLETDLIGKYVHSFLTHSNSEKKSKPDSGITLDFLQKYGF, from the coding sequence ATGTTTACAGGTATTATTGAAGACATTGGACAAATTCTTGAAATTAGTCCTACTCTAAAAGAAAAAAGATTAGTAGTAAAAACATTTAAATTCTCTGAGTTTAAAAAAGGAGAAAGCATTGCAGTAAATGGAGTGTGCCTTACTGTAGAAAACTTTGGCCATAATTACTTTGAAGCTTATGCTTCAGAAGAAACACTAAAACGAACCAACCTGCAATTTCTTAAATCAGGAGACAAAGTTAACCTAGAAAAAGCCTTACAACTAAACTCTAGAATAGGCGGACATCTTGTTTCTGGGCATGTAGATGGCCTAGCAGAAGTAGTAGAAATTACTCCCAAAGGAGAATCAACCATTTTCACCTTAAAATTTTCTAGTGATCTAAGCCCTTTTATTATTCCCAAGGGTTCAGTAGCCTTAGATGGCATTAGTCTTACAGTAAACACTTGTGGTTCTGGTTATCTTACAGTAAACATTATTCCTGCAACTAAAAAAGAAACCACCATTTCTATTTGGCAAAAAGGGACCTTAGTTAATCTAGAAACAGACTTAATAGGCAAGTATGTGCATAGTTTTTTAACTCACTCAAATAGTGAAAAAAAATCCAAACCTGATAGTGGAATTACTTTGGATTTTTTACAAAAATATGGATTTTAA
- a CDS encoding deoxycytidylate deaminase: MERISWDEYYMEIAKLVAKRSTCLRRKVGAIAVKDKRILATGYNGAPTGLTHCLDIGCLREQLNIPSGERHELCRGLHAEQNVIIQAALHGVSLKGASLYCTTQPCLICTKMLINCGIKAIYFAEGYPDELAVEMLKEAKIKFKKLK; the protein is encoded by the coding sequence ATGGAACGTATTTCTTGGGATGAATATTATATGGAAATCGCCAAGTTAGTGGCTAAAAGATCTACTTGTTTGCGCCGCAAAGTAGGAGCCATTGCAGTTAAAGATAAACGTATTTTAGCCACAGGATATAATGGAGCTCCTACTGGCTTAACTCATTGTTTAGATATAGGTTGCCTTAGGGAGCAATTGAATATTCCTTCTGGAGAACGCCATGAATTATGCAGAGGGCTCCATGCAGAGCAAAATGTTATTATTCAAGCTGCCTTGCATGGAGTAAGTTTAAAAGGGGCTTCTCTTTATTGCACTACTCAGCCGTGTCTTATTTGTACTAAAATGCTCATCAATTGTGGGATAAAAGCTATTTATTTTGCTGAAGGTTATCCAGATGAATTGGCTGTAGAAATGCTAAAAGAAGCCAAAATAAAATTTAAAAAACTAAAATAA
- the ribD gene encoding bifunctional diaminohydroxyphosphoribosylaminopyrimidine deaminase/5-amino-6-(5-phosphoribosylamino)uracil reductase RibD has protein sequence MTDRQIKTFMKMAISLAKKGKGKTAPNPCVGAVLTKDGQIVAKGYHRKYGCAHAEVEAITDAKKKGIDTSKCSLFVTLEPCNHYGKTPPCTKAILEAKIKEVYIGTLDPNPKVNGGGAQFLQQQGVKVVYPILEKECQNLIRDFYCWTIQKRPFFYLKLASTIDGKIATSTGASNWISCEKSRKLVHKLRSKVNGVLIGGGTLRKDNPKLTVRLKHTSSTPKAIILTKHLPSNPIQYYLGSKRPQETIFFALQNKDNQKTINSFKNLGIKTILVPEKDNFLDLYKVASWLFQNQYYYILIEGGGFIAQSFFFNHLVDEFWLFLAPKIMGDQAGISSFWGRKANSIQDCLSLKLKKHRKVDQDLLLIFQPRD, from the coding sequence ATGACTGACAGACAAATCAAAACATTCATGAAAATGGCAATTTCCTTAGCAAAAAAAGGAAAAGGGAAAACAGCCCCCAATCCATGTGTAGGCGCAGTTCTAACTAAAGATGGACAAATTGTAGCAAAAGGATATCATCGGAAATATGGCTGTGCTCATGCAGAAGTAGAAGCTATTACTGATGCGAAAAAAAAAGGAATTGATACCTCTAAATGCTCCCTTTTTGTAACTTTAGAACCATGCAATCATTATGGCAAAACACCACCTTGTACTAAAGCTATATTAGAAGCAAAAATAAAAGAGGTTTATATTGGAACATTAGATCCTAACCCTAAAGTAAATGGTGGAGGTGCCCAATTTCTCCAACAACAGGGAGTAAAAGTTGTTTATCCTATTTTAGAAAAAGAATGCCAAAATTTGATCCGAGATTTTTATTGTTGGACTATTCAAAAAAGACCATTTTTTTATCTCAAATTAGCCTCAACTATAGATGGGAAAATTGCCACTTCTACGGGCGCCTCTAATTGGATTAGCTGTGAAAAATCTCGTAAATTAGTTCATAAATTGCGATCAAAAGTAAATGGAGTTTTAATTGGAGGTGGAACCCTTCGAAAAGATAATCCAAAACTTACTGTACGTTTAAAACACACCTCTTCTACTCCCAAGGCAATTATTTTAACAAAACATCTTCCTTCTAATCCCATACAATATTATCTAGGGAGTAAAAGACCACAGGAAACTATCTTTTTTGCTCTACAAAATAAAGACAATCAAAAAACAATAAACTCTTTTAAAAACCTGGGAATTAAAACGATTCTTGTACCTGAAAAAGATAACTTTTTAGACTTATATAAAGTTGCCTCCTGGCTTTTTCAAAACCAATACTACTATATACTAATAGAAGGCGGTGGATTTATTGCTCAGAGCTTCTTTTTCAATCATCTAGTAGATGAATTTTGGCTTTTTCTTGCACCAAAAATTATGGGGGACCAAGCAGGTATTTCTAGCTTTTGGGGAAGAAAGGCAAACTCTATTCAAGATTGTTTGTCCTTGAAACTAAAAAAACATCGAAAAGTAGATCAAGACTTATTACTTATTTTTCAACCAAGAGATTAA